CAGACCCCCGGGCCGACCGCCTTGATGTCGCAGACCGTCAGCACCAGCAGCATCTTCAGGCGCTCTGGGCTCTGCACGAGCGCGGCGAAGTCGGCGATGGTCTTGGGGTCGGACAGGTCGCGCGACTGCGCGACCATGCTCATCACGAGATGGTTCTCGACCAGCCAGGCGAGGGTCTCGGTCTCGGCGGCGGTGAAGCCGAAGCGGGGGCCGAGGCGGCGGGCGATGCGGGCGCCGGCGATGGAGTGGTCCTCGGGGCGGCCCTTGGCGATGTCGTGCAGGAACAGCGCGAGATAGATCAGCTTGCGGTTCTGCAATTCCGCCATCAGGCGGGTCGCGATCGGCAGGTTCTCGATGTGGATGCCGTCCTCGATCTCCGACAGCGCGCCGATGCAGCGCAGCAGGTGCTCGTCCACCGTATAGTGGTGGTACATGTTGAACTGCATCATCGCCACGACCTTGCCGAAGTCGGGAATGAAGCGGCCGAGCACCCCGGCCTCGTTCATGTGGCGCAGCACCGCCTCGGGCGCGCGGCGCGAGGTCAGGATCTCGATGAAGAGCCGGTTCGCCTCCGGGTTCTCCCGCAGCTTGGCGTCGACGAGCTTCAGCGAGCGCCTTGCGAGGCGCATCGCGTCCGGATGGAATTCGAGGCCGTTGCGGTCCGCGAGGTGGAACAGGCGGATGAGGTTCACCGGGTCGCGGGCGAACACGTCCTTGTCGGCGATATTCAGCCGCTCGTGCTCGATGACGAAATCGCCCGATTCCGGCAGCTTGCGCCGTTTGCGGCGGCCGATCGAGTTGAGGAAGCGGTTGAGCACCGGGGCCTGCTTGACCTGCTCCTCCTCCAGCGCGTTGCAGAAGATCAACGTCAGGTCGCCGACGTCCTTGGCGACGAGGAAGTAGTGCTTCATGAAGCGCTCGACGTCGCGAAGGCCCGGATGGCTGGTGTAGCCGAGCCGTATGGCGATCTCGCGCTGGAAATCGAACGACAGCCGTTCCTCCGCGCGCCCCGTCGCGAAATGAAGGTGGCAGCGAACGGCCCAGAGGAAGTCCTCCGCCTTGCGGAACAGATTGAGTTCGGCGCGAGAGAACACGCCGAGTTCAGCCAGATCCTCGCGGGAGCGCACGCGGTAGACATATTGGGCGATCCAGAACAGGGTGTTCAGGTCGCGCAGGCCGCCCTTGCCCTCCTTGACGTTGGGCTCCACCAGATAGCGTGAGCGGCCCTGGCGCTTGTGGCGCTCGTCGCGCTCGGCGAGCTTGGCGGCGACGAACTCCGACGCCGTTCCCTGCACCACCTCGCGGTCGAACCGGCTGGTCAGGCTCTGAAACAGTTCGCTGTCGCCCCACACGAACCGCGCTTCCAGGATGGCGGTGCGGATCGTCATGTCGGATTGCGACAGGCGGATGCACTCGTCGACCGTACGGGTGGCGTGGCCGACCTTCAGGCCCAGATCCCAAAGCCCGTAGAGCACGAACTCGACCACGGTCTCGGTCCAGGGCGTGCGCTTGTAGGGCAGCACGAACAGGAGATCGACGTCGGAGCCCGGCGCCATCGTGCCTCGGCCATAGCCGCCGACCGCCACCACCGCGACGCGCTCGGCCTTGGAGGGATTGTCGACGCGGAAGACACGGCCGATCGCCACTTCGGCGAGCTGCCTGACCAGCACATCCTGCAGGTAGGCGAGCCGCTGGGCACAGGAGAGCCCGCTGCCGTCGGCGTTCAGCAATTCTCCGGCCCGGGCAACGGCGGCGGTGCGTACCTGGCGCAGCCGCGCGATCAGGGCCGGGCGGAACTCCGCCGGTCCTTTGCCGGCGGTTATCCCGTCGATATCGGCCGACAGCGCGGCAACATCGATCAGGTCCGCCAGTCGCGGCTCGATCTTGTGCATCCCGATCCCGTCCTGTCCCTGCCGCATGGTCCTCAGATCGAACCGATCGGGCGCACCATGCTCAAGCTCTTTTTTCCGGAGCGATTATGTCCGATCGCATCGATCGGAAAGCGCTCTCGTGTTTCGAAATCCCGTGCCGCTTCGTCCCGGACGTGACTTCCTTTTCCTGAGGCCGCCTCATCTCGCCGGCCGCCTTGGCGACGCCCGCGGGTTGCGCATGGTGCGTCAGCAAGAATCTATCGCGGCCTTGGGTCCAGCGCCATCCGATCCCACGTTCCAGCGGCCCCCGGCAACGGATTTTGCGGCGTGCAGCGCCTATCCCGGTGCCTTTTTCACCCTTCTGGGGGTTGGCAAGCCCGCATCCGGCCTGCCGCTCGGCGGAAACACCAGCTTGGCACTGGTATTTAGGTTGCCGAACGCGCCGATTCCACCGCGGCGCCGCCCGTTTGCCGTCGGGAACTGCCCGGGCTCAGGCGGCCAGCGCCGCGACGAGGGCGTTCAGCACGAGCCTGCCGCGCGGGGTGGCGGCGATCCGTCCGTTCGCCCGGCGGAGGATAAGCCCTTCCTCGGTGAAATCGGCGAGCCGTGCGGCGGGAACCGGCCGTCCGCCGAGGGCGGCGTAGCGGTCGAGGTCGATGCCTTCGGCGAGCCGCAGCCCCATCAGCAGGAACTCGTCCGCGGTTTCCTCCGCCGTCAGGACCGTCTCGTCGATGATGCCGCTGCCGGTGCGTTCGACCCGTTCGAGCCAGCTTTCCGGGTGCCGTTCGCATGCCGTGGCCCAGCGGCCGTTGCCCTGGCTCAGCCGGCCGTGGGCACCGGGGCCGACGCCGACATAGTCGTTCGTCCGCCAGTAGACCAGATTGTGCCGGCTTTCCGCGCCGGGCCGGGCGTGGTTCGAGATCTCGTAGGCCGGCAGCCCGTGGGCGGCACAGATGTCCTGGGTGAGTTCGTACAGAGCGGCGGCCTCGTCGTCGGGCGGTGTCACGAGGCGGCCCTTCTCGTGCAGGGCGGCGAACGGCGTGCCGGGCTCGATGGTGAGCTGGTAGAGCGAGAGGTGCTCGCCGGCCATCGCCAGCGCACGGCCGAGTTCCTCTTCCCAGGCGGCGGCCGTCTGGCCGGGCCGGGCGTAGATCAGGTCGAACGAGGAGCGCGGAAACACCCGCTGGGCGATGGCGATGGCGTCCCGCGCCTGTGCGGCGTCGTGGATGCGGCCGAGCGCCCTCAGCGGCGCATCGTCGAGCGCCTGGACCCCGAGCGAGACGCGATTGACACCGGCGGCGCGGTAGCCGGCGAACCTGCCTGCCTCGACGCTCGACGGATTGGCCTCAAGCGTGATTTCCACGTCCGCGTCGACCGCCCATGTGGCGGCAATGGCGTCGAGCACGGTGCCGACCGTCGAAGGCTCCATCAGCGAGGGCGTGCCGCCGCCGAAGAACACCGAGGTCACGCGCCGGCCCGGCACCCGTGCGCCGGCGGTCGCGATCTCCGCCTCGAAGGCGCGGGCGAACCGCGTCTGGTCGACGGGCTTGTGGCGGACATGGCTGTTGAAGTCGCAATAGGGGCACTTGGCCGCGCAGAAAGGCCAGTGCACGTAGATGCCGAACCCCTCGCCGGAGCCGCCTGCGGCGCGATCGGTCTGGTCGATGACCTGTGTGCCTGTGACCTGTGTGCCTATGACCTGGGCGGCGTCCATCGCTTCGTGCGGTGCCTCCCGGGTCACGCCTTCAGGCAGGCGTCGGCGAACAGGCGGAAGGCGCGGGCGCGGTGGGACAGTCCGCCGCCGTCCGCGTCCAGTCCATGCTTTTCCTCGCTCGACATCTCGCCGAAGGTGCGGTCGTGGCCGTCGGGCAGGAACATCGGGTCATAGCCGAAACCGCGCTCGCCGCGCGGCGGCCACACCAGCGTGCCGTGCACCTCGCCGACGAAGGTCTCGATGTGCCCGTCCGGCCAGGCAAGGCAGAGCGCCGCGACGAACTTCGCCCGCCGCGCCTCCGGCGTCACCGCGCCGGCGGCCTGGAGCTTTTCCTCCACGTTCCGCATGGCGCGCGCGAAATCCTTGTCCGGCCCGGCCCAACGCGCCGAATAGATGCCCGGCGCGCCGTCGAGGGCATCGACCGCAAGACCGGAATCGTCGGCGAGCGCCGGAAGACCGGACGCGGTCGCGGCGGCGACAGCCTTAAGCCGGGCGTTGCCCTCGAAGGTGGTCTCGGTCTCATCCGGCTCCGGCAGCCCCAGCGCGCCCGCCGACACCGTCTCGATGCCGAAAGGCGCCACGAGGAAGCCGATCTCGGCGAGCTT
The Pseudoxanthobacter soli DSM 19599 DNA segment above includes these coding regions:
- a CDS encoding [protein-PII] uridylyltransferase — encoded protein: MHKIEPRLADLIDVAALSADIDGITAGKGPAEFRPALIARLRQVRTAAVARAGELLNADGSGLSCAQRLAYLQDVLVRQLAEVAIGRVFRVDNPSKAERVAVVAVGGYGRGTMAPGSDVDLLFVLPYKRTPWTETVVEFVLYGLWDLGLKVGHATRTVDECIRLSQSDMTIRTAILEARFVWGDSELFQSLTSRFDREVVQGTASEFVAAKLAERDERHKRQGRSRYLVEPNVKEGKGGLRDLNTLFWIAQYVYRVRSREDLAELGVFSRAELNLFRKAEDFLWAVRCHLHFATGRAEERLSFDFQREIAIRLGYTSHPGLRDVERFMKHYFLVAKDVGDLTLIFCNALEEEQVKQAPVLNRFLNSIGRRKRRKLPESGDFVIEHERLNIADKDVFARDPVNLIRLFHLADRNGLEFHPDAMRLARRSLKLVDAKLRENPEANRLFIEILTSRRAPEAVLRHMNEAGVLGRFIPDFGKVVAMMQFNMYHHYTVDEHLLRCIGALSEIEDGIHIENLPIATRLMAELQNRKLIYLALFLHDIAKGRPEDHSIAGARIARRLGPRFGFTAAETETLAWLVENHLVMSMVAQSRDLSDPKTIADFAALVQSPERLKMLLVLTVCDIKAVGPGVWNGWKAQLLRTLFYETEPMLAGGHSRLSHGDRLMAAKAELADALVNWPEAERARYMERHYAPYWLRVDLPAKVAHAELVRAADREKRRFATAVEVHARFDVTVLTVLAPDHPRVLSVIAGACTVAGANIVDAQVFTTTDGLALDTIAISREFQGDDDELRRARRITDMIERVLTGLETIPERGVRKLANGKPNAKPFNVPTEVHIDNASSERFTVLEVAGLDRPGLLYDLTRALSDLSLNIASAHIATFGERVVDVFYLTSLSNQKVTAPSTQAAIRRRVHQAFDGPPKETAPKDAAAREATGKEPAAKSKDQRAAAE
- the rdgB gene encoding RdgB/HAM1 family non-canonical purine NTP pyrophosphatase, with the translated sequence MTQPARRLSEPRLVVATHNKGKLAEIGFLVAPFGIETVSAGALGLPEPDETETTFEGNARLKAVAAATASGLPALADDSGLAVDALDGAPGIYSARWAGPDKDFARAMRNVEEKLQAAGAVTPEARRAKFVAALCLAWPDGHIETFVGEVHGTLVWPPRGERGFGYDPMFLPDGHDRTFGEMSSEEKHGLDADGGGLSHRARAFRLFADACLKA
- the hemW gene encoding radical SAM family heme chaperone HemW, translated to MDAAQVIGTQVTGTQVIDQTDRAAGGSGEGFGIYVHWPFCAAKCPYCDFNSHVRHKPVDQTRFARAFEAEIATAGARVPGRRVTSVFFGGGTPSLMEPSTVGTVLDAIAATWAVDADVEITLEANPSSVEAGRFAGYRAAGVNRVSLGVQALDDAPLRALGRIHDAAQARDAIAIAQRVFPRSSFDLIYARPGQTAAAWEEELGRALAMAGEHLSLYQLTIEPGTPFAALHEKGRLVTPPDDEAAALYELTQDICAAHGLPAYEISNHARPGAESRHNLVYWRTNDYVGVGPGAHGRLSQGNGRWATACERHPESWLERVERTGSGIIDETVLTAEETADEFLLMGLRLAEGIDLDRYAALGGRPVPAARLADFTEEGLILRRANGRIAATPRGRLVLNALVAALAA